The proteins below are encoded in one region of Hugenholtzia roseola DSM 9546:
- a CDS encoding TdeIII family type II restriction endonuclease, with amino-acid sequence MAATVQTLIKKGFSVHLKGLSGAFKQKIDILAHHFGSLDSFLAAKREDFENITFIGGEKAIKLTESDFEKIIAFQRSGLLDSKLSIRENFIKVLVSEFVNRQLQMIENLELETLNINPILAGALNLDNEKDLIRYYVYQAISRSVVTSVGFLVQNLILYASEYVHEGKEDELGEQTKWDIVVEKVNEVKAYLEIKSGTNDVNKTQMQHYKREIELIENQGFRAFIGETYGKREDKTVTHGLMKQYLPDWDKRTLIGKELWGFITDDKDYHHKLVEMLLSASKHVLSNQTIIDKIESRMEPILDSFQTKYTSYDQFLKSLW; translated from the coding sequence ATGGCAGCAACGGTACAGACCTTAATAAAAAAAGGCTTTTCAGTGCATTTGAAAGGACTTTCGGGCGCATTTAAACAAAAAATAGATATTCTTGCCCATCATTTTGGCAGCCTCGATAGTTTTTTAGCTGCAAAGAGAGAAGACTTTGAAAACATTACTTTTATAGGTGGCGAAAAAGCTATCAAGTTAACCGAGTCAGACTTTGAAAAAATTATCGCCTTTCAACGCAGTGGTTTGCTTGATAGCAAACTAAGCATACGAGAGAACTTTATTAAGGTATTGGTTAGCGAATTTGTAAATCGTCAGTTGCAAATGATTGAGAACTTAGAATTAGAAACATTAAATATAAATCCTATTTTAGCAGGTGCCTTAAATTTGGATAATGAAAAAGATTTGATTCGCTACTATGTCTATCAGGCTATCTCTCGCAGTGTTGTTACCTCGGTAGGCTTTTTGGTACAAAACTTGATTTTATATGCAAGTGAGTACGTGCATGAAGGAAAAGAAGACGAACTTGGGGAACAAACAAAATGGGATATTGTAGTCGAAAAGGTTAATGAGGTAAAAGCCTACTTGGAAATTAAGAGTGGAACCAATGATGTGAACAAAACACAAATGCAGCACTATAAACGCGAAATAGAGTTAATAGAAAACCAAGGCTTTAGGGCTTTTATCGGCGAAACCTACGGAAAAAGAGAGGATAAAACCGTTACACACGGTTTAATGAAGCAGTATCTGCCCGACTGGGACAAACGCACTTTGATAGGAAAAGAACTATGGGGCTTCATAACTGATGACAAAGACTACCACCATAAGTTGGTAGAAATGCTGTTAAGTGCCTCAAAGCACGTCCTATCAAATCAGACGATTATCGATAAAATAGAAAGCCGAATGGAACCCATTTTAGACAGTTTTCAAACAAAATACACTTCTTACGACCAATTTTTAAAATCTTTATGGTAA
- a CDS encoding S8 family serine peptidase yields MKKKQIAPPLSYFSKVSLLLSVSLFLSAWVSAQKTQLVLFKDKNGTPFNLQNPRAFLSQKAIDRRIKQQISLDERDLPVNPDYLRQIAATGAEILYPTKWQNGALVFATEEVFAQIQNLPFVLKIEQIAHQQRKRASFLEDYEKHQNRTGLASEGLDLSLPDLFQNPTLLSTSWQKVSRTLQDSATFGAANDQNKMVGIDKMHAAGYRGEGIWIAVFDGGFRQWVNMRVFAGMDIGETYDFVLRKPQVDDSSDHGSRVLSVLASNLEGQLVGGAPKAKYFLYKTEDVRGEMPIEEAYWLIAAERADSVGVDIIQSSLGYYDFDDPAFNYKHEDLDGRTALISRAADWAAERGILVVTSAGNEGNLAWRKITFPADARNVLAVGAVNVLNDLASFSSRGNAADGRIKPDLVTMGSGTATWGVRDMLSLGNGTSFAAPVLSGLAAGFWQANPTLKASEVREYLKQSGHQYRTPDENFGYGIPHFQRAQNRVVNGSPDFFATKTKMIETSFPNPLEKDNQLQVRFAPDFVATYSLLSPTVEIEICNILGQILDKQVISMENIAQNPNFVLQIPVHLTSQILYIRFQSAAYSQVLKVVKP; encoded by the coding sequence ATGAAAAAAAAACAAATTGCTCCTCCTTTAAGCTATTTTTCAAAAGTATCGCTCCTACTTTCTGTGAGCCTTTTTCTATCGGCTTGGGTTTCGGCACAAAAAACACAACTTGTCCTTTTTAAAGACAAAAACGGAACGCCTTTCAACCTACAAAATCCGCGTGCCTTTCTTTCTCAAAAAGCCATAGATAGGCGAATAAAACAACAAATTAGCCTTGATGAGCGCGATTTACCCGTCAATCCCGACTATTTACGACAAATCGCCGCCACAGGTGCAGAGATACTTTATCCGACCAAATGGCAAAATGGTGCGTTGGTCTTTGCCACAGAGGAGGTCTTTGCACAGATTCAAAACCTGCCTTTTGTCCTTAAAATCGAACAAATTGCGCATCAGCAGCGAAAAAGGGCTTCCTTTTTAGAAGATTACGAAAAGCACCAAAATCGCACAGGCTTGGCAAGCGAGGGGCTGGATTTGTCCTTGCCCGACTTGTTCCAAAATCCTACCCTTCTTAGCACTTCTTGGCAGAAAGTAAGCCGCACCCTACAAGATTCGGCAACTTTTGGCGCAGCCAACGACCAAAATAAGATGGTTGGCATAGATAAAATGCACGCCGCAGGCTATCGTGGTGAAGGCATCTGGATTGCTGTCTTTGATGGGGGCTTCCGCCAATGGGTCAATATGCGCGTCTTTGCAGGTATGGACATCGGCGAAACCTATGATTTTGTCTTGCGCAAGCCGCAGGTAGATGATAGCAGCGACCATGGCAGCCGCGTGCTTTCCGTCTTGGCTTCTAATTTGGAGGGACAATTAGTAGGCGGCGCACCCAAAGCGAAATATTTTTTATACAAAACCGAAGATGTAAGAGGAGAAATGCCCATCGAGGAGGCGTATTGGCTCATTGCTGCCGAACGTGCCGATAGCGTTGGCGTGGATATTATTCAATCTTCTTTGGGCTATTACGATTTTGATGACCCTGCCTTCAATTACAAACACGAAGACCTCGATGGGCGCACTGCCCTCATCTCACGTGCCGCAGATTGGGCTGCCGAAAGGGGAATTTTGGTGGTAACAAGTGCGGGCAATGAAGGAAATTTGGCATGGCGAAAAATTACCTTCCCTGCTGATGCGCGAAATGTCTTGGCGGTAGGGGCGGTTAATGTGCTGAATGATTTGGCAAGTTTTAGCTCACGTGGCAACGCCGCCGACGGACGCATCAAGCCCGACTTGGTAACAATGGGCAGCGGAACAGCCACTTGGGGCGTGCGCGATATGCTTTCCTTAGGAAATGGCACTTCCTTCGCCGCGCCTGTTCTAAGCGGTTTGGCGGCAGGTTTTTGGCAGGCAAACCCAACCCTAAAAGCCTCCGAAGTACGCGAATATCTCAAACAATCGGGACACCAATATCGCACGCCCGACGAAAACTTTGGATACGGGATTCCTCATTTTCAAAGGGCGCAAAATAGAGTTGTCAATGGAAGTCCTGATTTTTTTGCTACAAAAACGAAAATGATAGAAACTTCTTTCCCTAACCCTTTGGAAAAAGACAATCAACTTCAAGTTCGTTTTGCGCCTGATTTTGTGGCTACCTATTCGCTACTTTCGCCTACGGTAGAAATAGAAATTTGCAACATTTTAGGACAAATTTTGGACAAACAAGTAATTTCTATGGAAAATATCGCCCAAAATCCTAACTTTGTCCTGCAAATCCCTGTTCACCTGACAAGTCAGATTTTATACATTCGCTTTCAAAGTGCTGCTTATAGTCAGGTCTTAAAAGTGGTAAAACCTTGA
- a CDS encoding SUMF1/EgtB/PvdO family nonheme iron enzyme: protein MKIKLKKIYFILITFHLLLIPSLCANGLIVSDLALIDAGRLHLRLAWENAWHNDLNHDGVWLFVKYRRYGGAWQHLDLSATKAAHLVQNVDLEVEAVSDGKGIFVYPQQKGFFSDIETELTLSFSENLSLLGQYDFRVFAVEMVWIPEGGFWVGDGIGTQNALRKGGAKALDSLDTEPFWIESEAEISVGTAANQLYGSAADDWSPKGNIPATFPKGFASFWVMKYEITQIQYADFLNTLTFEQQKNRTRAAPDSPPATPALSPAPLDRAEAARSTLVVAQSADALTLQPARYACDGNLNGVFNEPQDGKERACNWLDGEDLLAYLEWAALRPLTELEFEKIARGRVFPKKGEFPWQTIYLINGYGVENEGSENETLRKTETFDPAISRVDSAGFANYNSGIDFRQLAGVTRVGFGAAQNRAEEATQESENEALYFKRRLQAGASPYGVLELSGNVWEACVTLEAVALRYQGNVGSGNLDAEGKATVWRFAPAADLLRLRGGGWNSTAFEVGNFRDTSVSARYYANLRHFLRRDTTGGRGAR from the coding sequence ATGAAAATAAAATTAAAAAAAATATACTTTATTTTAATAACTTTTCACTTACTTCTAATACCTTCGCTTTGCGCTAATGGCTTGATAGTTAGCGATTTAGCTTTAATAGATGCGGGGCGTTTGCACCTTCGTTTGGCTTGGGAAAATGCTTGGCACAATGATTTGAACCATGATGGTGTTTGGCTTTTTGTCAAATATCGCCGTTATGGGGGAGCGTGGCAGCATCTGGATTTGAGTGCTACTAAGGCGGCGCATCTGGTTCAAAATGTCGATTTGGAAGTGGAAGCGGTGAGTGATGGCAAAGGAATTTTTGTATATCCTCAACAAAAAGGTTTTTTTTCTGATATAGAAACCGAACTAACTCTTTCATTTTCAGAAAACTTATCGCTTTTGGGGCAGTACGATTTTAGGGTTTTTGCTGTGGAAATGGTTTGGATTCCCGAAGGTGGTTTTTGGGTTGGCGATGGAATAGGCACACAAAACGCCCTACGCAAAGGGGGCGCAAAGGCATTGGATTCGCTCGATACCGAACCTTTTTGGATAGAAAGCGAAGCCGAAATTTCGGTAGGAACGGCGGCAAACCAACTCTATGGCAGTGCTGCTGATGATTGGTCGCCAAAAGGCAATATTCCCGCTACTTTTCCCAAAGGTTTTGCCTCTTTTTGGGTAATGAAATACGAAATTACACAAATTCAGTATGCAGATTTTTTAAATACCCTAACTTTTGAACAGCAAAAAAATAGGACACGTGCTGCGCCCGATAGTCCGCCTGCCACACCTGCCCTTTCACCTGCGCCTTTGGATAGGGCAGAGGCGGCGCGAAGCACGCTCGTTGTGGCGCAAAGTGCAGACGCGCTCACTTTGCAGCCTGCGCGTTATGCCTGTGATGGCAATTTGAATGGCGTTTTCAATGAGCCGCAAGATGGAAAAGAACGCGCCTGTAACTGGCTTGATGGAGAAGATTTATTGGCTTATTTAGAGTGGGCTGCGTTGCGTCCACTTACGGAGCTTGAATTTGAGAAAATAGCACGCGGGAGAGTTTTTCCCAAAAAAGGAGAATTTCCTTGGCAGACTATCTACCTTATCAATGGTTATGGAGTAGAAAATGAAGGCAGCGAAAATGAAACGTTGCGCAAAACAGAAACCTTCGACCCTGCCATTTCAAGAGTTGATAGTGCAGGTTTTGCCAACTACAATTCGGGTATAGATTTTAGGCAATTAGCAGGTGTAACGCGCGTCGGTTTTGGAGCAGCCCAAAATAGAGCCGAAGAAGCCACACAAGAGTCTGAAAATGAGGCACTTTATTTTAAAAGACGCTTACAGGCTGGGGCTTCACCTTATGGCGTTTTGGAGCTATCGGGTAATGTATGGGAGGCGTGTGTTACTCTTGAGGCAGTGGCGTTGCGCTATCAGGGCAATGTTGGCAGTGGAAACTTAGATGCGGAGGGTAAGGCTACTGTTTGGCGTTTTGCACCTGCGGCAGACTTGCTTCGTTTGCGCGGAGGCGGTTGGAATAGCACTGCTTTTGAAGTAGGAAATTTTAGAGATACTAGCGTTTCGGCAAGATATTATGCAAATTTGCGTCATTTCTTACGTAGGGATACCACAGGTGGCAGAGGTGCAAGATAG
- a CDS encoding DUF6624 domain-containing protein, translating to MDYKSITENIIDLKNADLALREKLVQSRQLSNGYNEEMKELHNRNAKILSNIVDKIGYPTIDKVGKEANEAAWLVIQHSVGQPEFMKKCAKLLEKAVSENKANPKSLAYLTDRIAVFEGKPQLYGTQFDWDENGNLSPNIFDDLTKVNERRKSIGLNTLEEQTEIMRKQVINENQSPPKDFEKRTQEIEQWRKSVGWTK from the coding sequence ATGGATTATAAAAGCATTACAGAAAATATAATTGACTTGAAAAATGCAGATTTAGCATTAAGGGAGAAACTGGTTCAAAGCCGACAACTTAGTAATGGTTATAACGAAGAAATGAAAGAGTTGCATAACAGAAATGCTAAAATATTAAGCAACATAGTAGACAAAATCGGCTATCCGACAATCGACAAAGTTGGTAAGGAGGCTAACGAAGCAGCTTGGTTGGTAATACAACATTCTGTCGGACAACCTGAATTTATGAAAAAATGTGCAAAACTGTTGGAAAAAGCTGTTAGTGAAAACAAAGCAAATCCGAAAAGTTTAGCGTATCTAACCGACCGAATCGCAGTTTTTGAAGGTAAGCCACAACTTTACGGAACTCAATTTGATTGGGACGAAAACGGAAACCTTAGCCCTAATATATTTGACGACTTAACCAAAGTAAATGAAAGAAGAAAATCAATCGGACTTAACACACTTGAAGAACAAACAGAAATAATGAGAAAACAAGTAATAAATGAAAATCAATCTCCACCGAAAGACTTTGAGAAGAGAACGCAAGAAATTGAACAATGGAGAAAAAGTGTCGGATGGACGAAGTAA
- a CDS encoding ATP-binding protein — protein MTYSIDLKELATRESEKVEWKKNGDDKEIVKSIVKTISAFANDISNFGGGYVVCGANETKDEYGFPKLEYTGLSANKLKEIEGRVLKYCRDNVSPPVVPIVQELENPENSDTRILIFIVLGTSEAHSYRDGESSAYYVRVSRETREARNGVLTQLLVKKQKLEYFDKKMHPTATESDIDVLLFRDCMQEMGLLFPDKSLEDYFSDKEQIAELVSPLFRRGGLDSVLRPRNFTLLLFGKKSSITVNFPDAHIVFSIYSGTDRSATTAERHILTGSIIEQARKSVELLNAQAYTAFDKTNAKPNQVKYPIRALQEAVINAIVHRNYEIPEPIRITVFSDRIEIMSPGELHWGVDKEKFLSGKASPKWRNQSFAYLFNKLQLAQFEGQGIPTIFRTMKEEGCPNPTFEIGTDSITCILPAHPRHRIVRELQEIQDKIILGKLDEAKQQALHLLDTDLYNFRTLDLYCEIVAKQKKPQELYEFISNKNLDFYSLNPNTLINIAEILTFQKEDKNYELLANRILSVALSGKIEESQVVKAVVSLKKVGTPEDVIKFVGDIFSKYPSLTTNATLFEKRATAKMDLAKSCINTGKNFKSSSKTKSRAWELCRQLLAEAEKDLSKALEFADNHNEKSFIENHITFLEKMKKTSQKPR, from the coding sequence ATGACTTACTCAATAGATTTAAAAGAACTCGCAACGCGAGAAAGTGAAAAAGTAGAGTGGAAAAAAAATGGTGATGACAAAGAAATTGTCAAATCAATCGTAAAAACCATTTCTGCTTTTGCTAATGATATTTCAAACTTTGGTGGTGGGTACGTGGTTTGCGGTGCAAATGAAACTAAAGATGAGTATGGCTTTCCTAAACTCGAATATACAGGGCTATCTGCCAACAAATTAAAAGAAATTGAAGGTAGGGTATTAAAATATTGCAGAGACAATGTGAGTCCCCCTGTTGTGCCTATTGTCCAAGAATTAGAAAATCCTGAAAATAGTGATACAAGGATTTTAATTTTTATTGTATTGGGAACATCAGAGGCACATTCTTATAGAGATGGAGAAAGCAGTGCCTATTACGTGCGAGTGAGCAGAGAAACAAGAGAAGCCCGCAATGGGGTTCTTACGCAACTTTTAGTGAAAAAACAAAAATTAGAATATTTCGATAAAAAAATGCACCCTACTGCGACTGAAAGCGACATAGATGTTCTTTTATTTCGGGATTGTATGCAGGAAATGGGACTACTTTTTCCTGATAAATCCTTAGAAGATTATTTTTCAGATAAGGAACAGATAGCGGAGTTGGTATCCCCTTTATTTAGACGGGGTGGATTAGATAGCGTGTTGCGCCCAAGAAATTTTACACTTTTATTATTCGGCAAAAAATCCTCTATTACTGTCAATTTTCCTGATGCACACATTGTATTTTCTATTTATAGTGGAACAGACAGAAGTGCCACGACTGCTGAGAGGCACATTTTGACAGGTTCAATTATCGAGCAAGCGAGAAAATCAGTAGAGCTTTTGAATGCTCAGGCTTACACTGCATTTGACAAAACTAACGCAAAGCCAAATCAAGTAAAGTACCCCATTAGAGCCTTGCAGGAGGCTGTTATCAATGCTATCGTTCATCGAAATTATGAAATACCTGAACCTATTAGAATTACTGTATTTTCTGATAGAATTGAAATTATGTCGCCGGGTGAACTCCATTGGGGAGTTGATAAAGAAAAATTTTTAAGCGGTAAAGCAAGTCCTAAGTGGAGAAACCAAAGTTTTGCTTATTTATTTAATAAACTACAACTTGCTCAATTCGAAGGGCAAGGTATTCCGACTATTTTCCGAACAATGAAAGAAGAAGGCTGCCCAAATCCGACCTTTGAAATAGGGACGGATAGCATCACTTGTATCCTGCCTGCACACCCAAGACATCGTATTGTAAGAGAATTGCAAGAAATACAGGACAAAATTATTTTAGGAAAATTGGACGAAGCAAAACAACAAGCTTTGCATTTATTAGATACAGATTTATATAATTTTAGAACTCTTGATTTGTATTGTGAAATTGTAGCAAAACAGAAAAAACCACAAGAACTTTATGAATTTATTTCTAATAAAAATTTAGATTTTTATTCACTTAATCCTAATACCTTAATAAACATTGCAGAAATATTAACTTTTCAAAAGGAAGATAAAAACTATGAACTTTTAGCCAATAGAATACTCTCTGTTGCATTATCAGGCAAAATAGAAGAAAGCCAAGTGGTAAAAGCAGTCGTCAGTCTAAAAAAAGTAGGTACGCCCGAAGACGTAATTAAATTCGTTGGAGATATTTTTTCAAAATATCCTTCTTTAACCACTAATGCAACATTATTCGAAAAAAGGGCTACCGCAAAAATGGATTTAGCAAAAAGTTGTATTAATACAGGTAAAAATTTCAAGAGTAGTTCAAAAACTAAATCAAGAGCTTGGGAACTTTGTCGGCAATTATTAGCCGAAGCAGAGAAAGATTTATCAAAAGCCTTAGAATTTGCAGATAACCACAATGAAAAATCCTTTATAGAAAACCATATTACCTTTTTAGAAAAGATGAAAAAAACTTCTCAAAAACCTCGCTAA
- a CDS encoding cysteine desulfurase family protein — protein sequence MNHHTDDYIYLDNAATTALSPEVLDEMMPFFTTHYGNPSSTHAQGRVVRTAIERARKKVAELLNTSPAEIFFTSGGTESDNTALRCSVESNDIKHLITSKLEHHAVLHTAEELEKKGKIKISYVNTDAKGNIDYVHLDQLLLNHKGKSLVSLMHGNNEVGTITDIATVGELCEQHQALFHSDTVQTMGYYALDTQAIPVHFLVGSSHKFHGPKGVGFLYLRHSTQIKPFQTGGAQERNMRGGTENAAGIVGLAKALELALSEREAVKNHILTLKKHFIEKLTAIFGSEISFNGESANLEQGLPKVLNVRFPASKELGDMLLFNLDIAKIACSSGSACSSGSNVGSHVLRALNCAGGQPNIRFSFSKYNTLSEIDFVVEKLAEIYEIKMA from the coding sequence ATGAACCACCACACAGACGATTACATCTACCTCGATAATGCTGCCACTACCGCACTTTCGCCCGAAGTCTTAGACGAAATGATGCCTTTTTTCACTACCCATTACGGCAACCCTTCCTCTACCCATGCACAAGGGCGCGTTGTACGCACTGCCATCGAGCGGGCGCGTAAGAAGGTAGCCGAACTGCTCAATACCTCACCTGCCGAGATTTTCTTTACTTCGGGCGGCACAGAGTCTGATAATACTGCCCTACGATGTAGCGTAGAAAGCAACGACATCAAACACCTGATAACCAGCAAATTAGAGCATCATGCCGTCTTGCATACTGCCGAAGAATTAGAAAAAAAAGGAAAAATAAAAATTAGTTATGTCAATACTGACGCAAAAGGAAATATAGATTACGTACATTTAGACCAGCTATTATTAAATCATAAAGGCAAATCTTTGGTTTCTTTGATGCATGGCAACAACGAAGTAGGCACCATCACCGACATCGCAACCGTAGGCGAACTTTGCGAGCAGCACCAAGCCCTTTTTCATTCCGACACCGTACAGACAATGGGCTACTATGCTTTGGATACGCAAGCAATTCCCGTTCATTTTTTAGTAGGCTCTTCACACAAATTTCACGGTCCCAAAGGCGTTGGCTTTCTCTATTTGCGCCATAGCACCCAAATCAAACCCTTTCAGACAGGTGGCGCACAGGAGCGCAATATGCGCGGCGGTACGGAAAATGCCGCAGGTATCGTAGGCTTGGCAAAAGCCTTAGAATTGGCTTTGAGTGAAAGAGAAGCCGTAAAAAATCATATTCTAACCCTAAAAAAACATTTTATAGAAAAACTAACGGCTATTTTTGGGTCGGAAATTTCTTTTAATGGCGAATCGGCAAATTTAGAACAAGGCTTGCCAAAAGTGCTAAATGTGCGCTTTCCTGCCTCCAAAGAGTTGGGCGATATGTTGCTTTTCAATTTAGACATCGCCAAGATTGCCTGTTCGAGCGGTAGTGCCTGTTCGAGTGGCTCGAATGTAGGTTCGCACGTGCTTCGCGCCCTTAATTGTGCAGGCGGACAGCCTAATATTCGCTTTTCATTTAGTAAGTACAATACCCTTTCTGAAATTGATTTTGTAGTAGAAAAGTTAGCCGAAATCTACGAAATCAAGATGGCATAA
- the guaA gene encoding glutamine-hydrolyzing GMP synthase, which produces MQEKILIIDFGSQYTQLIARRVRELEIFCEIHPYHHLPLIDESVKGIILSGSPFSVHQNDSPRIDLAQWRKKIPILGICYGAQLMAHVYGGSVVRSEIREYGRAKIRPLAESGLLKGVSESSQVWMSHGDSIQSLPDNFEAIARTESIPVAAYQIKDEPTFGLQFHPEVTHSLEGKTILANFLLEVCQCKADWTPAAFVEDTVAQLEAQLGSDKVVLGLSGGVDSSVAALLLHKAIGKNLYCVFVDNGLLRKDEFAQVVESYRDLGLNVIAVDAKADFYAALAQISDPEAKRKAIGKVFIDVFQAQAQSLSDIKWLGQGTIYPDVIESVSVKGPSVTIKSHHNVGGLPEKMNLKIVEPLRMLFKDEVRKVGAELGLPTFILNRHPFPGPGLAIRILGDITPEKVAVLQQVDAIFIEGLKAHNLYSEVWQAGAILLPVQSVGVMGDERTYENAVALRAVTSTDGMTADWAHLPYDFLAEMSNQIINRVKGVNRVVYDISSKPPATIEWE; this is translated from the coding sequence ATGCAAGAAAAAATCCTTATCATAGACTTCGGTTCGCAATACACTCAACTGATTGCGCGTAGAGTTCGCGAATTAGAGATATTTTGTGAAATACACCCCTATCACCACCTGCCCCTGATAGACGAAAGTGTCAAAGGCATTATCCTTTCGGGAAGCCCCTTTTCAGTGCATCAAAACGATTCTCCGCGCATAGATTTGGCACAGTGGCGCAAAAAGATACCGATTTTAGGCATTTGCTATGGCGCACAGCTGATGGCGCATGTGTATGGCGGTAGTGTGGTGCGCTCGGAAATCCGCGAATATGGCAGGGCAAAGATTCGCCCTTTGGCGGAGTCGGGGCTTTTGAAAGGGGTGTCGGAAAGCTCGCAGGTTTGGATGTCGCATGGCGATAGCATACAGAGTTTGCCCGACAATTTCGAAGCCATTGCGCGTACAGAAAGCATACCCGTTGCGGCTTATCAAATCAAAGATGAGCCTACTTTTGGCTTGCAATTTCACCCCGAAGTAACGCATAGTTTGGAAGGCAAAACTATTTTAGCCAACTTTTTACTCGAAGTCTGCCAATGTAAAGCCGACTGGACTCCTGCCGCCTTTGTGGAGGATACGGTGGCACAATTAGAGGCACAACTTGGTAGCGACAAAGTCGTGTTGGGCTTATCGGGCGGAGTGGATTCTTCTGTGGCTGCCCTTCTTCTGCACAAGGCGATTGGTAAAAATCTATACTGCGTTTTTGTCGATAATGGTTTATTGCGCAAAGACGAATTTGCACAAGTGGTAGAATCGTATCGCGATTTGGGTCTGAATGTAATCGCTGTCGATGCCAAAGCCGATTTTTATGCTGCCTTAGCCCAAATTTCCGACCCCGAAGCCAAGCGCAAGGCTATCGGAAAGGTATTTATAGATGTTTTCCAAGCCCAAGCACAAAGCCTAAGCGATATTAAATGGTTGGGACAGGGTACTATCTACCCCGATGTCATCGAGTCGGTTTCGGTAAAAGGACCTTCGGTAACGATTAAAAGCCACCACAACGTAGGCGGTTTGCCCGAAAAAATGAACCTCAAAATTGTAGAGCCACTGCGCATGCTTTTCAAAGATGAGGTTCGAAAAGTGGGAGCAGAGTTGGGGCTTCCTACCTTTATTCTAAACCGTCATCCCTTCCCCGGACCGGGATTGGCGATTCGCATTTTGGGCGACATTACGCCCGAAAAAGTAGCGGTTTTGCAGCAAGTAGATGCGATTTTTATAGAAGGTTTGAAAGCGCATAACTTGTATAGTGAAGTCTGGCAGGCAGGTGCTATTTTGCTCCCTGTGCAATCGGTAGGCGTTATGGGCGATGAACGCACGTATGAAAACGCCGTTGCGCTTCGTGCCGTAACCAGCACTGACGGCATGACGGCAGATTGGGCGCATCTGCCTTACGATTTTTTGGCAGAGATGTCGAATCAGATTATCAATCGCGTCAAGGGCGTGAATCGGGTTGTGTATGATATTAGCTCGAAGCCGCCTGCAACGATTGAGTGGGAATAA